A single region of the Bifidobacterium asteroides DSM 20089 genome encodes:
- a CDS encoding dolichyl-phosphate beta-glucosyltransferase, giving the protein MNTANILERNISGQSYVPNWRSSDNRQMPEGEVDSPIYYGSPEPVDADIVIPIYNEEVQLADSVSTLCSFLDRHARDLTPFSWNVVIADNASTDASWQIAKSLCDWCPNQVRALQLARKGRGYVLKQAWLSSRAAVVAYMDVDLSTDIGSTGSLILPLLQGGADIAFGSCLMPQSQVTRSPKREFISRTYNLMLRSYLAVSLHDAQCGFKAITAQAAHVLLPQVKDNEWFFDTELLVRAQQAGMTMLEFPVRWVEGRLDGRHPRHSKEGSGRHAPGQGGYGGPSG; this is encoded by the coding sequence ATGAACACAGCGAATATTCTCGAAAGAAACATTAGTGGGCAGTCCTATGTGCCTAACTGGCGCTCTTCTGACAACAGGCAAATGCCAGAGGGTGAGGTTGATTCGCCTATCTACTACGGCAGTCCAGAACCGGTCGACGCCGATATTGTCATTCCCATATACAACGAGGAGGTTCAGCTGGCTGACTCCGTATCCACTTTATGCAGCTTTCTGGATCGTCACGCCAGAGATCTGACACCCTTTAGCTGGAACGTCGTGATTGCGGACAACGCCAGCACTGATGCCAGTTGGCAGATAGCCAAGTCTTTGTGCGACTGGTGCCCCAACCAGGTTCGTGCCTTGCAACTCGCCAGAAAAGGTCGCGGGTACGTCCTGAAACAGGCCTGGCTCAGCTCCAGGGCGGCAGTCGTTGCATATATGGATGTGGATCTATCCACCGATATCGGCTCTACGGGCAGCCTTATTCTTCCTCTGCTCCAAGGCGGGGCTGACATCGCCTTTGGCTCGTGTCTTATGCCGCAATCTCAGGTCACCCGCTCCCCCAAACGTGAATTCATTTCGCGCACCTACAACCTCATGCTCCGCTCATATCTGGCGGTCTCCTTGCATGATGCCCAATGCGGTTTCAAGGCCATTACTGCCCAGGCTGCACATGTCCTGCTGCCTCAGGTGAAGGATAACGAATGGTTCTTCGATACGGAGCTGCTTGTGCGAGCCCAGCAGGCCGGGATGACCATGTTGGAGTTTCCCGTCCGTTGGGTGGAGGGCCGGCTCGACGGTCGACATCCCAGACACAGTAAAGAAGGGTCTGGAAGGCATGCACCGGGTCAGGGAGGGTATGGAGGCCCGAGCGGTTGA